The following proteins are co-located in the Macadamia integrifolia cultivar HAES 741 chromosome 3, SCU_Mint_v3, whole genome shotgun sequence genome:
- the LOC122074941 gene encoding uncharacterized protein LOC122074941, translated as MGIIRSTFSLMTGTVLGVYLAQNYNLPNIKKLANTGLLFAKHMEENYRKPKKRDNDDE; from the coding sequence ATGGGGATAATAAGGAGCACATTCTCTTTGATGACGGGTACTGTGCTAGGAGTCTACCTTGCCCAGAACTACAACCTTCCCAACATTAAGAAGCTTGCCAACACCGGGCTCTTGTTTGCAAAGCACATGGAAGAAAACTATCGGAAGCCCAAGAAGAGAGACAACGATGATGAATAG